In the Anastrepha obliqua isolate idAnaObli1 chromosome 1, idAnaObli1_1.0, whole genome shotgun sequence genome, one interval contains:
- the LOC129237963 gene encoding uncharacterized protein LOC129237963, protein MRHAHSPELKSAASVWYLRNFLLAFNHNIYMTNILFMQVICVSSYRDSTCVIESFADNRFCCFLHFVEQANYKSACIKTFLDIMVRHKYSQTVKPAIDANVFVAAIKEVTIAKKSLRSYQLYCRSQYMPF, encoded by the exons ATGAGACACGCTCACAGCCCTGAACTGAAGAGCGCGGCATCTGTCTGGTATCTGCGTAACTTCTTGCTAGCTTTCaatcataatatttacatgacaaatattttgttcatgcaGGTTATTTGTGTGTCCTCATACCGCGACTCCACTTGTGTGATTGAAAGTTTTGCTGataatcgtttttgttgtttcttacaCTTTGTTGAACAAGCTAATTATAAAAGTGCATGCATCAAAACCTTCCTTG acaTTATGGTGCGTCATAAGTATAGTCAGACTGTTAAACCTGCGATTGATGCCAATGTTTTTGTGGCTGCTATTAAGGAGGTTACAATCGCGAAAAAGTCTCTACGATCATATCAATTATATTGTAGAAGCCAATATATGCCTTTTTaa